Genomic segment of Meles meles chromosome 17, mMelMel3.1 paternal haplotype, whole genome shotgun sequence:
GCCCCCAGGCCCGCACTTAACCCCGGCACTGCCACGTGGCTAGTTGTGGAATCCTAAGCAAATTTCCTAACTTAAGTTTTTTTCAGCTAAAATGTGGAGAAAGCTACCTACTTCTTACGGTCATCGTGAGAAACAGAAAATGTCCATAAAGCACCTGTTccctttattttctgtgttctgcGTCGCGATGCTGcttcccagcctccttccccttTGTGTTGTCGGAGGTGTGGTTCCTTCACGTGCCCCGTGTGTCACTATTCCTCCCACCGTCACACCTTCCAACCTGGTGGAAAATACATCCTCCTCTACCTGGGAAGGGACTGAATTGTGGACAAGTGCATTTGTATGGAACTTAAAGTTAGATTTTTTTCCAATTGTGACAATAATCTCGAGACCCCTAGTTTCAGCTTCTGTCTTCGTACCATCCTGCATGAGCCTTCAAATGACAGATGAGACGTGGGGAAAAGGAGATGCGGGGCCTGCAGCAGGGCTTGGAAAATGCACAAGCGCAgcctaaaaaaaccccaaagatgAATTTCCTTCACCGTCACCAGGAGTAGTAGGGAATAAAAcagatttgcattttcatatgccttttttttttttttaagattttattttacttgacagagaacacaggtaggcagagaggcaagcagagagagaggaggggaggcaggctccctgctgagcagagagcccgatgcggggctcatcccaggaccccaggatcatgacctgagccgaaggcagaggctttaacccactgagccaccctggtgccccaacaGATTTGCATTTTCATAGGCTCAGTGAGTCTCCAAGTAGAGAGGGCCTCAGCCTGGCACCGGGCTGTGAGGactccctgccccctgctgggGGGGGGCCCCTCCTCTGTTGCACTTGGAGTTAAGGACAAGAACATGACGTCTTCCTTCATTCAACCTACCTGTCACACCTCTGCCCCAGGCTTGTTTCCTCTGAAGACAGCCGTCCTGTATCTTCATCTCCAGGTTCCGGCTGAGACAGGATTGCTTCGGGGAACACAGTCCCCGGCTGCCCAGATGGGTTCTAGGTTCGGTGTTCTCTCACACTTCCCGGTGGAATGACACACACGCTCAGTTGCTTAGTGTCTACACCGCAGGGCTGGCAGCTCCCTGAGAGTCGCAACCACGTGGGTCTGCTTGCTGTGGCCTCGTCAAGTGGTGGACGCTCACAGGCATCGGGCTGTCTCCTAGGTGTGTAAGTGAACCGGTGGAGTCCGTCTTTCTGTCCTCCTGATCTCGGTCCGGCAGTGACTCGTGGGCTCTCCCGGAGACCCAGCCGCTTTGCCTCTCCATCCGCTGCCTCTCTGTACACTTGACCGCTTCCTTCTCACCTTCACACTCCCGAGGAAGAGCTCCCCAAGGTCCCGATTTTGCTCTCCCGCTTTTTCACTCTAGAGAGCTGATTTATTTTTGCACCTTCTTCATCCCCTTTTTGGGGCTGGCCTGGCAGTTTGACCTTTCTCCCCTAAGCTCAGTGCCACTTCTGGCTGTTTTTCTAGGCATCTCTACTTGGACTGTCTCGTCTCCACTCATTCTGTATGTCCAAAATGTGAGTTACGTTAATCTGATGGGAACCCAACTCAGACTCCCTTGGGTAAACAAGGAAATTCAGAGGCTTGTGCAGTTGGGAGGGAGGCTGAGATGGTCACAGGACAGGAAGGAGTCCCTGCAGGAGCAGGGGCGTCCGGGACTGCACTGAGGGACATGGTGCCTGCAGCCGTCTGTCCGTCCATCTCTCCCCTGCGCTCTTGTCTGTGCTCGCTTGCTTGTGTCTGCTCCTTGCGGCATGCTGGCCAAATTCAGTAGCTTTCCTCAGCCCCAACTTCGCATTTCCCCAGCACAGCAGATCAGAAGAAAGCAAGCCGCTTGGACAGCAGGAGCCGGCTGTGCACTCCCATCTGGCCCCTCGTGCTTACGCTTGGATCAGCCACATTGCCGAGGAGGATGAGATACCATGGTCGGCCTGTGTTGGGTCCCACGCCCTTTCCTCCTGGGGAGCGGGGCCTGGTGTGGTCCCAACCAGAATGGCCTGGAATCTGAGAAGAGTAGTTTTTCCAGAGGAGGTGTTGCTCACTAAACAAAATTGACACGTCTTCTGTGGGACTCATGACCTTCTCCCTACAAATGCACTTTTCCttctaacttaattttttgtGCCAAAGGTTGTGTATTTCCCCGTTCAAGAACTTCTTTCACATCCAGCCTCTTTTAATGCCTGTAGATTAATCAAAGAGAGTTTTTATCACATTTTCTGATCCTAAAAGGCTCAGGGGCTTTTCACCGGCCTCAGGAGAAGGCCTGACGTCTCAGACTCATGGTTGTGAAGGGCCCCCCGCGGCTCAGCTGCTCTGctgagcctccttcctccccacttgAGGTATCTTTCCCGGTAGATGCCCTCTCCCGGCCTGGGGTCTTCCCTGACTCCCGGACTTGTCTTGAGCTCTTGTTCCTTTCCGAAAGCATCCATTTCTGCATCCAGTCACAGACTTAGGATAACTACGAGATAAAAGGCCTGGTTTTCgaggcacctgagtggcgcaGTTGGCTGAGGGTCTGACTTGATTTAGGATCGGCTCGTGATCTCCAGGTCGTGAGATCGTAGCCCTGCacctggctccatgctcagggcagagtctgctggagattctctctctcaaataaataaatcttagagatGATAAGAACAATAATAGCAACAAAGTTCTCATTTTCACCCAGACTGTCAGAAGCGCATTGTTTAGGTCCTTgggtggttattttttttttaagattttatttatttatgtatttatttgacagagatcacaagcaggcaggggctggggagcaggttccctgctgagcagggagcctgatatgtggctccatcccaggacccaagaccatgacctgagccgaaggcagaggcctgtcccactgagctacccaggcgccccggtcctTGAGTGGTTATATCTCACGTTTCGTCATCAGTGTGCTATTCGTCTACCAAAGAGAGAGTCCCTGGGAAGCCACGAGTTCGAGACCCTGTGATGCGCATAGGAGTAAGCACGTGGCACGCGTCCACGAGAACTTGCAGATGTTGGCTGAGCCCATCCCTGCTTGGCTTCCCTTACTCccactgtggttttcttttgtcTGTCTTACGTCACTTCCTCTGGAGCCACTCAGCGCAGGGCCTTGGTACCTGTGTTCATAGACCAAAGGCAGGGGTCGAGTTAGAAAGGCCATCCCTCGTGAGAAATGACTCTGATTAGTTGCCTCTGATTTTGTTCCAGCCAAAGAGGAAAGTAATGCTGTGCCTCTTTGTCGAGCCAAACCCTCCCCTAGCTTTATCAATCTCCCAGCAAGTTCCCCACCGGCCACTTCCCTGAACATCCAGAAAACAAAGCCGCCCTCAGGTAAGGATAGGGGGGTGGTTTTCCCAAGGGACCCAGCGCTGGAGGGGGAGGGCTTGCACGCAGGAAGTGGCCTGAGCTCTCCCCAGGTTGATCTGGTACCAACCCGGGTCGCTGGCAGCTTGCTGATTATTCAGGTCAAGTGATGGCATCTTCTTCCGGATTCTGCCCATTTGTGTTGGTTTCCTTATTCGCATACTTACTGGGCTACGCGGCACTGAAGGGAAAATTGTATTGCTCGCTAGTAACTTTAGTTAAAAAGCGGCCAGGGAAGGAAACGGTAGGCAGTCGTTCGCATTCCCGTGGGGAAAGCCATGGGTGTTTCAGACACCTGCAGGGAGCCTAACCAGGCACCAGGTTATCTGACAGGTCATGACAAGAGTGTTTGCTGACCTCAGTTCAGCAAAGGAGCCAAGGCCGATAAATACACAAGAAGTAGGCACATCACTGCCAGAGTTACCCAGGACTCGGCTGTAGTCGTTGAGAACAGTAGCAGAGTGACGTGAGACGACAGGAGGGACTGCGGGCCCCCGCTGACCCCACGCCGCGCCAGGCTGGGGAAGGATCACAGATCGTCTCACTCACTCATCAGTGTGTTCTGAATACTTAGACACCAGCACGCTTCTGGGTGCTGGGGGTAGAACAGTGAATGAATCAGAACTTCCTGCCTTCCCGGAGCTAACATTCTAGAGGGGGGCTTAGACAACCATTAAATAAGTGCAGAACAGGCCGTATGATCACAAGTACTATGGGAAGAAATTTAGCAAGGGAGAAAGTAACAAATCCCGGTGACGGTTTTCCAGTTAAAATAGCGTGGCCGGGTGGGGGACAGCCGGACACGGGTGTGTGCGGACTGAGCTGTGCGGGGACGACCGGAGCCCTCCCTGCCGCGGTTTCCCTCCTGCCCCCGGTGCAcctcctctgctctccctcaGGAGTTGGCCACAAGCCCACGGAATGCCTGGGACTCCTGGAGTGTATGTACGCCAATCTCCAGCTCCAGGCCCAGCTCGCCCAACAGCAGATGGCTATTTTGGAAAACTTACAAGCGTCCATGACACAGCTGTCTCCTGGGAGGGGAAGCAAGAACTGTACTCTCCCGGCCTTGTCCCGTGGCCTGTTGTTCACTCACCTGCCCCAGCCCACTAAATGAATCGTGGAACAAAGTTACTGTGTGCGTCTTCTGCTTTCTCCCCGGCAAGCCCTCGGTGGAAGCCAGTGCGTAGGAATCCTGCACATGGCTGGCTCACAGTCAGTGCTCGCAGGGTGCAAAGCACTGGGCGAGCCACGGGGATACGTGTCACGGTAGAGACCGTCTTGGGATATTTGCCATCTAACAAGGCAGCTAAGATAATTCCTTGCAAAATGCAGCAGTCCTTGCAGGGGGCCTGGAGGGAGGCTGCAggggggctgcaggggagggggttTGTAGGGAAGGCCGCTGTGCCCATCTTGGACTCTGTGAAGGGGTGGGCGTGGGGGCATAGAGAGATGAAGTAAGGGGGGTTCATGTCAGTGGAGGGGCTTGGACAAGGACCTCGAGGTAGGAGAATAAGTCACCAGAAATTAGGAGAAGCAGCTTTCCTCCCCAGCAGAGGATGTGAGGGCGAATGGAAGAGAGCTGAGATCTGACACGCAGCTTTCCCCGAGCGATGGGACTAGCAGCAGCCACTGGAAGCTCCGATTCTGTTGGAGGCGCTGAAGAGCCGAGGGAAGCCTTCCGAGAGCAGCAGGCACGGGTAGGGTCATGGAAACACCGCGGGCAGGCATTCCGGGGAGGAAGGACAATGGCACTCGTGAGAATCAGTTGATGATATAGTCTGAATCAGTTGATAATATAATCTGATGTGAGACTGCTGTTGGCCGGATAAAGGGGTTAGAAACGGGCAGGTCATCTCCTCAAGACGGAGTGGGGGTCTGAGCTGTACTGGGACAAGGACTGACTTCCAGCAGAGAAGGACTGACTACCAGCTTTGAACTTGAAACACCAAGACATGGCACATGGAAATTTCTCTGCGGGGAAGTCAGTTTAGCTTTAAAGAGGGGTCAGGTCCAGCCATAAATTTCCAGTGTTTGAGAAGAGGACACATGAGGTTAGCTCAGCCACGTGAGCCGCACTGGGCCATCACTTTCACAGATGTGTTGGCAAATTACCCTCAAGACTGGGTCCTCTTTCCCAGACGCCTTCTCTTCCTGTGAAACGCAGGGGAAGAGCTGGGTTGGTTTGCAGaggtggagaggagggaaagcagtgATTAAGAAGAGGGtttcaggagcgcctgggtggctcagtgggttaaagcctctgcctttggctcaggtcatgatcttggggtcctgggatcgagccccgcatcaggctctctggtctgcagggagcctgtttcctcctctctgtctgcctgcctctctgcctgcttgtgatctctgtcaaataaataaaatcttttttttaaaaaaagggtttcattttcagtctggaggtgtcttcaggtctaaaatgagtctcttgtagactgcgtatggatgggtcttgctttctTACCCAATCTGACAGCcctgtctgtccctctgcccctccccccccactgtCATTGGCCCTCTTTctccagaaataaataaataaatcttagaaagaaagaaagaaagaaggaaagaaaatgggatttTG
This window contains:
- the TSACC gene encoding TSSK6-activating co-chaperone protein encodes the protein MAARRRARQLIDRHEDRPIGFLSPALYARTAVQSNSAGEVPEPAGVRGALGPRGALSSLSCGRSRGAGRLGSWSLGPTGWQSPSRGARRVPARPSRSFRRHHTCWCPDGAARWPSRRKRHLYLDCLVSTHSVCPKSKEESNAVPLCRAKPSPSFINLPASSPPATSLNIQKTKPPSGVGHKPTECLGLLECMYANLQLQAQLAQQQMAILENLQASMTQLSPGRGSKNCTLPALSRGLLFTHLPQPTK